A region of uncultured Draconibacterium sp. DNA encodes the following proteins:
- a CDS encoding SUMF1/EgtB/PvdO family nonheme iron enzyme, with product MTDKTIKRKHYMLFIAGGLSVILFLLLFNKTVTYTSTDDFCNSCHVHPHAETSWKLSVHHNTPSGVSINCVDCHLPPEDQTTRFLTRKAYHGFHDLYAYLTMDPEEIDWAAKRSVEASKHFVYEDGCLKCHTNMFPSTLNAQGSQQHIKYIRDPENNSCMQCHHDVGHYRGETNLLVGLEETVDPTEIYTEPATVKAFETFEEQIPGTAVSFKMIAIPGGQFKMGSPADEPYRERDEGPVRDVEVGNFWMAEIEVSWNEYLAFFTATGSQGRKEAVEIDEETDGVSGATPPWGAPDQGWGKGTRPAITMSHHAAETYCRWLTQETGRKYRLPTEAEWEYAARGGTQMPYFFEGSPKDFEADGFIKKLFGSNEEVINQYVVSHLNSPNRTQQPDVVEANPYGLKNMLGNVAEFCLDYYDPQVYGKYPKGVVKNPRGPRTGMEHVVRGGSFRNSPKDLRVAARDFTQTDAWLVTDPQIPKSIWWYSDTKSVGFRVVCEYNEEMFTSEKN from the coding sequence ATGACTGATAAGACGATTAAACGCAAACACTACATGCTGTTTATTGCGGGAGGACTGAGTGTTATACTCTTTTTGCTGTTATTTAATAAAACAGTTACCTACACTTCTACAGATGATTTTTGTAATTCATGTCATGTTCACCCACATGCTGAAACCAGCTGGAAACTATCAGTTCATCATAACACCCCCAGTGGTGTTTCTATCAATTGCGTTGATTGTCACTTACCACCTGAAGATCAAACAACCCGTTTTTTAACCCGTAAAGCTTATCATGGATTTCATGATTTGTATGCCTACCTTACAATGGACCCAGAAGAGATTGATTGGGCGGCTAAACGATCGGTTGAAGCTTCAAAACATTTTGTTTACGAAGATGGCTGTTTGAAATGCCATACCAATATGTTCCCGTCAACACTGAATGCACAGGGAAGTCAGCAACATATAAAATATATCCGTGATCCGGAGAATAATTCATGTATGCAGTGTCATCATGACGTTGGTCATTACCGTGGTGAAACCAATTTGCTGGTTGGATTGGAAGAAACGGTGGATCCGACTGAAATCTATACTGAGCCTGCTACAGTAAAAGCTTTTGAAACCTTTGAAGAGCAAATACCGGGAACAGCGGTATCGTTTAAAATGATTGCCATTCCTGGTGGTCAGTTTAAAATGGGAAGCCCGGCTGATGAACCTTACCGCGAAAGGGATGAAGGTCCGGTTCGCGATGTGGAAGTTGGTAATTTCTGGATGGCAGAAATTGAAGTTTCGTGGAATGAATACCTGGCTTTCTTTACGGCTACAGGCTCGCAGGGACGGAAAGAAGCTGTGGAAATTGATGAAGAAACTGATGGCGTTTCAGGAGCCACACCACCATGGGGAGCACCTGACCAGGGATGGGGAAAAGGAACACGCCCGGCCATCACTATGAGTCATCACGCTGCCGAAACTTATTGTAGGTGGTTGACTCAGGAGACTGGCAGGAAATATCGTTTACCAACCGAAGCTGAGTGGGAATATGCAGCACGTGGAGGAACACAAATGCCCTATTTCTTCGAGGGATCGCCTAAAGATTTTGAAGCCGATGGTTTTATCAAGAAATTATTTGGCAGCAATGAAGAAGTGATTAACCAGTATGTAGTATCTCACCTGAACAGTCCGAATAGAACCCAGCAACCCGATGTTGTTGAGGCCAATCCTTATGGTTTAAAAAATATGCTGGGTAATGTGGCTGAATTCTGTCTTGATTATTACGATCCGCAGGTGTATGGAAAATACCCGAAAGGTGTGGTGAAAAACCCGAGAGGACCAAGAACCGGAATGGAGCACGTTGTTCGGGGAGGTTCGTTCCGCAACTCACCTAAAGACTTGCGTGTGGCAGCCCGCGATTTCACCCAAACAGACGCCTGGTTAGTAACCGATCCGCAAATTCCAAAAAGTATTTGGTGGTATTCTGATACCAAAAGTGTTGGTTTCAGAGTGGTTTGCGAGTACAATGAAGAAATGTTTACATCAGAAAAAAATTAA
- a CDS encoding phospholipid carrier-dependent glycosyltransferase, giving the protein MNKFVEILTARNVFGISLFVAAAILLWLAPKAAVNVDEMLHYPHAKRVVNWYYTGGKDASCLDTPVDNLKYYGQSVDNLTAMINRAFSIDNEFLTRHFTGAVFFFLLLLFAGLLGKEISNSYWVAATVVLSLMLTPRLFGQAFGNLKDIPFATGYVAGIYFIIKYLKQFPNVNWKTVIGLGLAIAFTCSVRIGGLIMFAYLGLGIVVIVLSKPFLLKYIVSTKSCFVRLMGQWLVIVFAGYFLGLLFWPYALQDVVRHPLESLSVMEHYKISIKQLFEGEVIWSSALPWHYLIKWILIATPEFILLGILYFGAFLTYKFSKPYSEQLNKELFVFFTLLFPVVYVIVIGSNLYSGMRQMLFVVPVMVVLAVSGVFQFIKSDIRKKVKIPAMAMIFVLMILPFQHQAKTFPADYIYFNAISGGNKAAWSNYEYDYYFHGMKEATDYLIPEIGDEEAIVAMNCQLPNYFEQLPNIDFQYTRYLERSSVDWDYALFGVNYIHPYLLKNDTWQSTRIVKTFYHKGNPLVVLLERQTKDDFKGIDLLKHRKWDEAEILLKKELETDPNNVWMFVNLANLKLAQRKYAELDKLLKGGRAIHPYYEPLYLIEAQKFFDQGKFEESYAVLEELMQVNPRYKNAAPLLKKVKEKLNK; this is encoded by the coding sequence ATGAATAAATTTGTCGAAATATTAACTGCACGCAATGTGTTTGGCATCAGCTTGTTTGTGGCTGCTGCGATTCTGCTATGGTTAGCGCCAAAAGCGGCTGTTAATGTCGACGAGATGTTGCATTACCCACATGCAAAACGTGTGGTTAACTGGTATTATACCGGTGGAAAAGATGCATCGTGCCTTGACACTCCTGTTGACAACTTAAAATATTATGGTCAGTCGGTTGATAACCTCACCGCAATGATCAACCGTGCATTCTCCATCGATAATGAATTTTTAACACGACATTTTACAGGAGCTGTATTTTTCTTTTTATTGCTGTTGTTTGCCGGTTTGCTGGGAAAAGAAATTAGTAATTCATATTGGGTGGCAGCAACCGTAGTTTTATCGCTGATGCTCACACCACGTTTGTTCGGGCAGGCATTTGGCAACTTAAAAGATATTCCGTTTGCAACCGGTTATGTGGCTGGTATTTACTTCATAATAAAATATTTAAAACAATTTCCTAACGTGAACTGGAAAACAGTGATTGGCCTTGGATTGGCCATCGCTTTTACCTGCTCGGTGCGGATAGGTGGGTTAATTATGTTTGCCTACCTCGGATTGGGAATTGTAGTTATCGTTCTTTCGAAGCCTTTTTTACTTAAATATATCGTTTCAACTAAATCTTGTTTTGTAAGGTTAATGGGCCAGTGGCTGGTAATAGTATTTGCAGGTTATTTCCTCGGACTATTATTCTGGCCCTATGCCTTGCAGGACGTGGTGCGTCATCCGCTCGAAAGTTTATCGGTAATGGAGCACTACAAAATCAGCATCAAACAGTTGTTCGAAGGCGAGGTAATCTGGAGTTCAGCACTGCCATGGCATTACCTGATTAAATGGATTTTGATAGCAACACCCGAGTTTATTTTGCTCGGGATCCTATATTTTGGAGCCTTTTTAACCTATAAATTTTCTAAACCGTACAGCGAACAACTCAATAAAGAGTTGTTCGTCTTTTTTACGCTGCTTTTCCCGGTGGTGTATGTAATTGTAATCGGATCGAATCTGTACAGCGGGATGCGGCAAATGTTGTTTGTTGTTCCGGTGATGGTTGTTTTGGCCGTTAGTGGAGTGTTTCAGTTTATAAAGTCTGACATTCGCAAGAAGGTGAAAATTCCGGCAATGGCCATGATTTTTGTTTTGATGATTTTGCCCTTTCAACACCAGGCGAAAACTTTTCCTGCCGATTATATTTATTTCAATGCTATTTCGGGAGGGAACAAAGCTGCGTGGAGCAATTATGAATATGATTATTATTTCCATGGGATGAAGGAGGCAACCGATTATTTAATCCCCGAAATTGGTGATGAAGAAGCGATAGTAGCGATGAATTGCCAGTTGCCCAATTATTTCGAGCAGCTACCCAACATCGATTTTCAATACACACGTTACCTCGAACGCAGTTCGGTAGACTGGGATTATGCCTTGTTTGGTGTGAATTATATTCATCCGTATTTGCTGAAGAACGATACCTGGCAATCGACGCGAATCGTAAAAACCTTTTACCACAAAGGAAATCCGCTGGTGGTGTTGTTGGAAAGGCAAACGAAAGATGATTTTAAAGGGATCGACCTTTTGAAACACCGAAAATGGGACGAAGCTGAAATATTATTAAAAAAGGAACTGGAAACAGACCCCAATAATGTTTGGATGTTTGTAAATTTGGCGAATTTGAAACTGGCACAACGCAAGTATGCCGAGCTCGACAAATTGTTGAAAGGCGGAAGAGCAATACATCCTTATTACGAGCCGTTGTATTTGATCGAGGCGCAAAAATTCTTTGATCAGGGCAAGTTTGAAGAAAGCTATGCGGTTTTGGAAGAGTTGATGCAAGTGAATCCGCGTTACAAAAATGCGGCACCACTATTGAAGAAAGTAAAAGAGAAATTAAATAAGTAA
- the folK gene encoding 2-amino-4-hydroxy-6-hydroxymethyldihydropteridine diphosphokinase — translation MNEVIIGIGSNINADENIAKMLEILKREVTILAVSSMIKTKPIGIEDQPDYTNGAVKISTKLDRDNLNKLLKQIEDQMGRDRSGPKFGPRCIDLDIAVWNGEVVDEDYYTRDFLRKSVEELGGLTKK, via the coding sequence ATGAATGAGGTGATAATTGGTATCGGTTCAAACATTAACGCAGACGAGAATATCGCCAAAATGCTTGAAATCCTGAAACGAGAGGTGACGATACTTGCGGTTTCTTCTATGATAAAAACAAAACCCATTGGAATTGAAGATCAACCCGATTATACCAACGGTGCTGTTAAAATCAGCACCAAGTTGGATAGAGATAATCTGAACAAACTTCTCAAACAAATTGAAGATCAGATGGGGCGCGACCGTTCGGGGCCTAAATTCGGACCACGTTGTATCGATCTGGATATAGCTGTATGGAACGGAGAGGTTGTGGATGAAGATTATTACACACGCGACTTCTTACGAAAAAGTGTGGAGGAGCTGGGAGGACTAACAAAAAAGTAA
- a CDS encoding Gfo/Idh/MocA family oxidoreductase, with protein MSKDQLSRRNFLEKSALIGAAGVIGLNALSSCKNTAKEVDYEFPPLLDQAPDGKDLKVGLVGCGNRGTGAALNFLAAGHGLHLVALADVFEDKVWDCRDKLLKQRVEVPEANCFWGFDAYKSLLDVDLDVVILATPPHFRPMHFDAAVQAKKHVFLEKPVCVDPVGARQIMATSKKAESMGLSVITGTQRRHSRDYLETYKQVASGAIGDLVAAKAYWLQSHVWFRTREEGWSDMEYMLRNWNSFCWLGGDHILDTHVHNIDIVNWFMGKTPESAIGFGGRHRRLTGDQYDFFSIDFDFGNGISSHSFSRQIDGCANQLGEVIMGTEGYTNCKNTVFNHDGSVKWTYEYPKNKDGRSTGVVAVSPYVQEHIHLVTSIRTNKPVVEAFRTAESTLTAIMGRTAAYTGQKVTWEEMMTSNEKLGPDKYEMGPVDMEFPVPKQGTQHKA; from the coding sequence ATGAGTAAAGATCAACTATCACGCAGGAATTTTCTGGAGAAATCAGCATTAATCGGTGCTGCCGGAGTAATTGGTTTAAATGCACTGAGTTCTTGTAAAAATACGGCAAAAGAGGTTGATTACGAATTTCCCCCGTTGCTTGATCAGGCTCCCGATGGAAAAGACCTAAAAGTAGGATTGGTAGGCTGTGGAAACAGGGGAACCGGCGCTGCATTGAACTTTTTGGCAGCAGGGCACGGTTTACATCTGGTAGCACTTGCCGATGTTTTTGAAGATAAGGTTTGGGATTGCCGCGATAAATTGTTAAAACAACGCGTTGAGGTGCCGGAAGCCAATTGTTTCTGGGGGTTCGATGCTTATAAAAGTTTGCTGGATGTGGATTTGGATGTGGTAATTTTGGCTACACCTCCGCATTTCCGCCCGATGCACTTTGATGCTGCGGTGCAGGCAAAAAAACATGTATTTCTGGAAAAACCTGTTTGTGTTGATCCGGTTGGAGCACGCCAGATTATGGCCACTTCTAAAAAGGCCGAGAGCATGGGCTTGTCGGTAATTACCGGAACACAACGCCGCCACAGCCGCGATTACCTGGAAACCTATAAACAAGTGGCTTCGGGAGCAATTGGCGATTTGGTAGCTGCAAAAGCCTATTGGCTGCAATCGCACGTTTGGTTTCGTACCCGCGAAGAAGGCTGGAGCGACATGGAATACATGCTGCGTAACTGGAACAGTTTCTGTTGGTTAGGTGGCGATCATATTTTGGACACACACGTGCACAACATTGATATTGTAAACTGGTTTATGGGAAAAACGCCTGAATCAGCTATCGGTTTTGGCGGACGACACCGTAGGTTAACCGGCGATCAGTACGATTTCTTTAGTATCGATTTTGATTTTGGAAATGGTATTTCATCTCATAGTTTTTCGCGGCAGATTGATGGTTGCGCCAACCAACTTGGCGAAGTGATTATGGGAACCGAAGGTTATACTAACTGTAAAAATACGGTCTTCAACCACGATGGATCTGTGAAATGGACCTACGAATATCCAAAAAATAAGGATGGCCGTTCTACCGGAGTTGTAGCGGTTTCTCCATACGTACAGGAGCACATTCACCTGGTAACTTCTATCCGTACAAACAAGCCGGTGGTGGAGGCATTCCGTACAGCCGAGTCTACATTAACAGCGATTATGGGACGAACAGCCGCCTACACCGGACAAAAAGTAACCTGGGAAGAAATGATGACTTCGAATGAAAAGCTTGGGCCGGATAAGTACGAAATGGGTCCGGTTGATATGGAATTTCCGGTACCAAAACAAGGAACTCAACATAAAGCTTAA
- a CDS encoding beta-phosphoglucomutase family hydrolase — protein MGNLAFEAVIFDMDGVITKTAITHAAAWKKMFDEYLQKHAEETGETFNEFTQSDYLAFVDGKPRYKGVASFLESRNISIEFGDPSDAPGMETICGLGNRKNEAFNEVIERDGVEVYESTAKMLNDLKEAGIKLGVASSSKNCAPVLEAVDMLKMFGARVDGVVSAELGLHGKPEPDIFTTACDMLESTPAKAIVVEDAVSGVQAGAKGEFGLTLGIARENNEKELAESGADFVVTDLEEVGGISGLNELFLKNKK, from the coding sequence ATGGGAAACTTAGCATTTGAAGCAGTTATTTTCGATATGGACGGTGTAATAACTAAAACCGCCATAACACACGCCGCAGCATGGAAGAAGATGTTTGACGAATACCTGCAAAAACACGCTGAAGAAACAGGGGAAACTTTTAATGAATTTACACAAAGCGACTACCTGGCTTTTGTTGACGGGAAACCACGTTACAAAGGAGTAGCATCGTTTTTAGAGTCGCGAAATATTAGTATTGAATTTGGCGATCCTTCTGATGCACCGGGTATGGAAACGATTTGTGGGCTGGGCAACCGTAAAAACGAAGCTTTTAACGAAGTAATTGAACGAGATGGTGTTGAGGTTTACGAATCGACAGCAAAAATGCTAAATGACCTTAAAGAAGCAGGTATAAAACTGGGAGTAGCATCGTCGAGTAAAAACTGTGCACCGGTTTTGGAAGCTGTTGACATGCTAAAAATGTTTGGCGCCCGCGTTGACGGAGTTGTTTCGGCCGAGTTGGGATTACATGGCAAACCGGAACCGGATATTTTTACCACTGCCTGCGATATGCTTGAATCCACTCCGGCAAAAGCCATTGTTGTTGAAGATGCTGTTTCGGGAGTTCAGGCCGGAGCAAAAGGCGAATTTGGATTAACACTTGGTATTGCCCGCGAAAACAACGAGAAGGAATTGGCTGAAAGCGGTGCCGATTTTGTGGTTACCGACCTTGAAGAAGTTGGCGGAATTTCAGGTTTAAACGAACTGTTTTTAAAGAATAAAAAATAA
- a CDS encoding glycosyltransferase family 2 protein gives MKLSVVIPLFNESAVLSLLINEVHHSLMTLGEAFEVVCVDDGSADDTLQQLLEMKSKKPELKVVSLSRNFGLQAAIAAGLEYTKGEYVVVMDGDMQDPPELIKELFQKINATKGDVVSAVRSERGEKFSKRFYINVFHKIFRNISEEQQLEQAGNFCIMSRRAVSAILKFTEQNRYFPGIRNFIGFQHDTIVYERPDRAEGTAKMTSKKLFALAADAIYSFSKWPIKLCLYLGLLGVVVFLLAIVYTLISKLAHFAPTGWSSTFLVISFFGSVQLTFLGLIGEYIYRIYKEVQKRPVYLVKEVYE, from the coding sequence ATGAAACTATCCGTTGTAATACCATTATTTAACGAAAGTGCCGTGCTATCGCTTCTGATAAACGAAGTGCACCATAGCCTGATGACTTTGGGTGAAGCTTTCGAAGTGGTGTGTGTTGACGACGGAAGTGCTGACGATACACTTCAACAGCTTCTTGAAATGAAATCGAAGAAGCCGGAGCTAAAAGTGGTATCGCTGTCACGAAATTTTGGATTGCAGGCTGCCATTGCGGCCGGTTTGGAATACACCAAAGGCGAGTATGTGGTAGTGATGGATGGCGATATGCAGGATCCGCCGGAGCTGATAAAAGAGCTTTTCCAAAAAATAAATGCCACCAAAGGTGACGTGGTTTCAGCAGTTCGTTCGGAGCGTGGCGAAAAGTTCAGTAAACGCTTTTACATCAATGTCTTTCATAAAATTTTCCGGAATATTTCGGAAGAGCAACAACTGGAACAGGCGGGTAACTTTTGTATAATGAGCCGCCGGGCTGTTTCGGCTATTTTAAAATTTACCGAGCAAAACCGTTATTTCCCTGGAATCCGGAATTTTATCGGTTTTCAGCACGATACCATTGTTTACGAGCGTCCGGATAGAGCTGAAGGGACCGCTAAAATGACCAGTAAAAAGTTGTTTGCGCTGGCGGCCGATGCCATTTATTCGTTCTCGAAATGGCCCATTAAACTGTGTTTGTACCTCGGTTTGCTTGGCGTGGTAGTTTTTCTGCTGGCAATTGTTTACACTCTGATCTCAAAGTTGGCACATTTCGCGCCAACAGGTTGGTCATCAACCTTTTTGGTTATCAGTTTTTTTGGGTCGGTGCAGCTTACTTTTTTGGGTCTTATTGGCGAATATATTTACCGTATTTACAAAGAGGTGCAAAAGCGCCCGGTTTACCTGGTGAAGGAGGTTTATGAATAA
- a CDS encoding tryptophanase, which yields MELPFAESYKIKMVEPIYKSTREQREEWIKQANYNLFNLRSEQVFIDLLTDSGTGSMSQNQWAAIMTGDESYAGSSSYYHLKDAIKNILGFDYFLPTHQGRAAENVLFSVLVKEDDVVPGNSHFDTTKGHIEYRKASAVDCTIDEAFDTESLHPFKGNIDLEKLEAVYSTHPAEQIPMVIVTLTCNTSGGQPVSMQNLRDVHALSKKYGIKVVFDSARFAENAWFIQQREDEYRNSTIKEIVAEMFSYANAMTMSSKKDGIVNIGGFLAMKDEELLKQASVFNIMFEGFNTYGGMAGRDMNALAVGLDEVTTGYFLENRIQQVAYLGNRLIEWGIPVQKPIGGHAVFVDAKKFLGNVPKEEYIAQTLAIELYLEAGVRGVEVGTLLADRDPLTRENRYPKLEMLRLAIPRRTYTNNHMDVVAVALKNIFDRREEIDHGYRIKKEAPIMRHFSVELEHAEKVHKK from the coding sequence ATGGAATTACCATTTGCAGAATCATATAAAATAAAGATGGTGGAACCCATCTATAAAAGTACGCGTGAACAACGCGAAGAGTGGATAAAACAAGCAAACTACAACCTTTTTAATTTAAGAAGCGAGCAGGTTTTTATTGATTTGCTGACCGATAGCGGAACCGGCTCCATGAGCCAGAACCAGTGGGCTGCAATTATGACCGGCGATGAAAGTTATGCAGGTTCATCTTCATATTATCACTTAAAAGATGCAATAAAAAACATACTTGGGTTCGATTATTTTTTACCAACTCATCAGGGCCGGGCTGCCGAGAATGTGTTGTTTTCGGTGCTGGTAAAAGAAGATGATGTAGTGCCGGGAAACAGTCATTTTGATACCACAAAAGGACACATTGAATACCGGAAAGCTTCGGCTGTTGATTGTACTATTGATGAGGCTTTTGATACGGAATCGTTGCATCCATTTAAGGGTAACATCGATTTGGAGAAACTGGAAGCCGTTTATTCAACACACCCGGCAGAACAGATTCCAATGGTTATTGTAACGCTAACCTGCAACACTTCGGGCGGGCAGCCGGTATCGATGCAAAACCTGCGCGACGTGCATGCCCTGTCGAAAAAATACGGAATAAAAGTGGTGTTCGATTCAGCTCGTTTTGCCGAAAATGCATGGTTTATTCAGCAACGCGAAGATGAATACCGCAATAGCACCATCAAAGAGATTGTGGCCGAAATGTTTTCCTATGCCAATGCCATGACCATGAGCAGTAAAAAGGACGGCATTGTAAATATTGGCGGATTTCTTGCTATGAAAGATGAAGAGCTTTTGAAACAGGCTTCGGTTTTTAATATCATGTTCGAAGGATTTAATACCTATGGCGGAATGGCCGGGCGCGATATGAATGCGCTGGCTGTTGGTCTGGACGAAGTAACAACAGGTTATTTCCTTGAAAACCGGATCCAACAAGTTGCGTATTTGGGAAACCGTTTAATAGAATGGGGAATTCCTGTTCAGAAACCTATTGGAGGACATGCTGTTTTTGTCGATGCCAAAAAGTTTCTGGGTAACGTCCCGAAAGAAGAATACATCGCACAAACACTGGCCATAGAGTTGTACCTTGAGGCAGGAGTTCGTGGGGTAGAAGTAGGAACATTGCTGGCAGACCGTGATCCGCTTACGCGCGAGAACCGTTATCCGAAACTGGAAATGTTACGTTTGGCAATTCCACGCCGAACCTACACCAATAATCACATGGATGTAGTCGCAGTGGCGCTAAAAAATATCTTCGATCGAAGGGAAGAGATTGATCACGGATACCGGATTAAAAAGGAAGCACCAATAATGCGTCACTTTTCAGTGGAATTGGAGCATGCCGAAAAGGTGCATAAGAAATAA
- a CDS encoding LamG-like jellyroll fold domain-containing protein: protein MLHKLKLKLLLILLASIAFGTPGKANDFADNSFLIGQLTPAEYQNNRLLNFIKDNDWTGIELVVISDSVGIRLQNSAVPFSDILEKIELILQEKESKVVPVFINYSGNVHVLDSVINASSLSDQIFFLPQGEKWPSIEYLVQANRRVIFFVDGNIENESRILHKISNYALEIGASQITPNSAILKRESNINKELFKISNFDRLPIGVSTSQVNRDMFPEYINFLLESWTKFGKKPNFLFVERSIYNFGFIIEQLHSFEAVKGQVRTVGKNFDRVFWKNAETLITGGKFSFPIRGGEEMILTPFVPGFSLTPSQLTITAEMVKPEQYSILATPLDLNRGLMASFHFENKLADLVNPERTFDGNGFTFSQDIDRGNVLRLPENANINLGHPELYGLPNSSFTISCFVKFIDILEFGDNAILGNDETGYRRGLHLVLRSGHPYFGLWANDFMSDELLETNKWYHLTWRYILETGQQAIFVNGLYVGGSDGHPPYSGTNDIFIGSALSGGASLRGYIDNLYIWNRPLGNEEINRLALDEEITYQTTEAPATLLSTKTIVAILGSIAFVFLVLIFVLLRKMNARKHSILVNKPETPTKNQIQLFGEFKAINNKNEDVTDLFTPKVRELFIFTLIHSMKNGIGAPVPDVNETLWYGIEDKKVANNRAVTLNKLRKILAHFNKVEITSQNGYLQLNLSEDFFCDYVEAFQLCKIPEGMSRQQLQLFFHLVKKGRLLKGVVWPWLDEVRGFTGNQVIDNLLKLASDYKKENKTKEVEKVSQRILDYDDLNEEALYLQIWALQKANNSHLAKFNFESFRSKYEKAMGESYALSFKEFTHHYADQL, encoded by the coding sequence ATGCTGCATAAGCTTAAACTGAAGCTACTCTTAATACTTTTAGCCTCAATTGCCTTTGGTACTCCAGGCAAAGCCAATGATTTTGCCGACAACTCCTTTTTGATAGGGCAGTTAACCCCTGCCGAATACCAAAACAACCGACTTTTAAATTTCATAAAAGATAATGACTGGACAGGAATAGAATTAGTCGTCATTTCTGATTCAGTAGGAATACGTCTACAAAACAGTGCAGTTCCATTTTCAGATATTCTGGAAAAAATAGAATTGATACTGCAAGAGAAAGAATCGAAGGTAGTACCTGTTTTTATTAACTATTCGGGTAATGTACATGTACTCGACTCTGTAATAAACGCAAGCAGTCTTTCAGATCAGATATTCTTTTTACCACAAGGGGAGAAATGGCCCTCGATAGAATATTTGGTACAGGCCAACCGCAGGGTAATATTTTTTGTTGATGGAAATATAGAAAACGAAAGCCGGATTCTGCATAAAATATCCAACTATGCGCTTGAGATTGGAGCCAGTCAGATCACTCCTAACTCTGCAATTCTGAAAAGGGAATCAAACATCAATAAAGAACTTTTCAAGATCAGTAACTTCGACCGTTTACCAATCGGTGTTTCCACCTCACAGGTTAACCGCGACATGTTTCCTGAATACATCAACTTCCTGCTTGAAAGCTGGACAAAATTCGGAAAGAAACCCAATTTCCTTTTTGTTGAAAGAAGCATCTACAATTTTGGGTTTATCATCGAACAGCTACATTCTTTCGAGGCAGTAAAAGGACAGGTACGAACAGTTGGAAAAAACTTTGATCGCGTTTTCTGGAAAAATGCTGAAACGTTAATTACCGGAGGGAAATTCAGCTTTCCCATTCGTGGTGGCGAAGAAATGATATTAACACCATTTGTTCCTGGGTTTAGTTTAACACCTTCGCAACTTACCATCACTGCAGAAATGGTAAAACCCGAACAGTATTCAATACTGGCAACTCCGCTAGATCTTAACCGCGGGTTAATGGCCAGTTTTCATTTCGAGAACAAGCTGGCAGATTTGGTGAACCCCGAACGTACTTTTGACGGAAACGGCTTTACCTTTAGCCAGGACATTGACCGTGGAAACGTGCTTCGTTTGCCGGAAAATGCTAATATTAACCTTGGTCATCCCGAACTGTATGGACTGCCCAACAGTAGTTTTACAATTAGCTGTTTTGTAAAATTTATTGATATTCTGGAATTTGGCGACAATGCAATTCTCGGAAATGATGAAACAGGATACCGAAGAGGACTTCACCTGGTATTGCGCTCGGGGCATCCGTATTTCGGACTTTGGGCCAACGATTTTATGTCGGACGAACTGCTGGAAACCAACAAATGGTATCACCTCACCTGGCGCTATATTTTGGAAACCGGCCAACAAGCCATTTTTGTTAATGGCCTATATGTTGGTGGTTCCGATGGCCATCCGCCCTATTCAGGCACCAACGATATTTTTATTGGTAGCGCCCTTTCCGGCGGAGCCAGCCTAAGAGGATATATCGACAACCTGTACATTTGGAACCGCCCGCTGGGTAACGAAGAAATAAACCGGCTGGCACTCGATGAAGAAATCACTTACCAAACGACAGAAGCCCCGGCCACCTTACTGTCTACCAAAACAATTGTTGCCATTCTGGGATCCATCGCTTTTGTTTTTCTGGTATTGATTTTTGTTCTGCTACGGAAAATGAATGCACGAAAACATTCGATATTAGTCAATAAACCTGAAACGCCAACAAAAAACCAAATTCAGCTTTTTGGCGAATTCAAGGCGATTAATAACAAAAACGAAGATGTTACCGATCTATTCACTCCAAAAGTGCGCGAGCTGTTTATTTTCACGCTTATCCATAGTATGAAGAATGGAATTGGAGCGCCTGTTCCAGATGTTAACGAAACGCTGTGGTACGGAATTGAAGACAAAAAAGTGGCCAACAACCGCGCGGTTACACTCAACAAATTGCGCAAAATTCTGGCACATTTCAATAAGGTAGAAATTACCTCCCAGAATGGCTACCTTCAATTAAATCTTTCGGAAGATTTTTTCTGCGACTACGTGGAGGCTTTTCAACTTTGTAAAATTCCGGAAGGAATGTCGCGGCAACAGTTGCAGCTATTTTTCCATTTAGTAAAAAAAGGCCGGTTATTAAAAGGAGTGGTTTGGCCATGGCTCGACGAAGTGAGAGGATTCACCGGCAACCAGGTAATCGACAACCTGTTAAAACTGGCTTCGGATTATAAAAAGGAGAATAAAACTAAAGAAGTTGAAAAAGTTTCGCAACGCATTTTGGATTACGACGACCTGAACGAAGAAGCGCTTTACCTGCAGATATGGGCCTTGCAAAAAGCCAATAACTCGCATTTAGCGAAGTTCAATTTCGAATCGTTCCGTTCAAAATATGAAAAAGCAATGGGTGAATCCTATGCCTTAAGCTTTAAAGAATTCACCCATCATTACGCCGATCAATTATAA